The Dama dama isolate Ldn47 chromosome 23, ASM3311817v1, whole genome shotgun sequence genome contains a region encoding:
- the LOC133044324 gene encoding LOW QUALITY PROTEIN: thyrotropin-releasing hormone receptor-like (The sequence of the model RefSeq protein was modified relative to this genomic sequence to represent the inferred CDS: substituted 1 base at 1 genomic stop codon) produces MPRPPLTVQAVTLTLVPLVXAVGVAGNAMVVLVVVRSRNMVTSTNCYLVSLATADLLVLLAAAVPTVTEAASARVWIFGHPGCLGITYLPYVGINASTGSITAFTVERYLAICRPLSAQALCPAARAKRIAALVWLGTGACCVLWLFLVDTREAAYADGVQAQCGHRVARSLYLPVYFLDFALFHALPPGLATVCYALIARALRGAAASWGAYNSTSSGAKAASMDRKQVTKMLAVVVVLFALLWLPYHALVVVNSFLSPPYLNLGLLLFCRLCIDMNSAVNPMVYALMSQRFREAFHGLFQCHLARPKAPALGGQPCLLQGHQRLFPAQTGLLEETRGRDVQTGRGSCHFMARPPTDPY; encoded by the exons ATGCCCCGCCCTCCACTGACTGTCCAGGCAGTGACCTTGACCCTGGTGCCCCTCGTGTGAGCCGTGGGGGTGGCGGGCAACGCCATGGTGGTCCTGGTGGTGGTCCGGAGCCGCAACATGGTCACGTCCACCAACTGTTACCTGGTGAGCCTGGCCACCGCGGACCTGCTGGTGCTCCTGGCGGCCGCAGTGCCCACCGTGACCGAGGCGGCCTCCGCCCGGGTTTGGATCTTCGGCCACCCCGGCTGCCTGGGCATCACCTACCTGCCGTACGTGGGCATCAACGCGTCCACGGGCTCCATCACTGCGTTCACGGTGGAGCGCTACCTCGCCATCTGCCGCCCTCTGAGCGCCCAGGCTCTGTGCCCCGCGGCGCGGGCCAAGCGCATCGCGGCGCTAGTGTGGCTGGGCACCGGCGCCTGCTGCGTGCTCTGGCTCTTCTTGGTGGACACCCGCGAGGCCGCGTACGCCGACGGCGTGCAGGCGCAGTGCGGCCACCGCGTGGCGCGCTCGCTCTACCTGCCTGTCTACTTCCTGGACTTCGCGCTCTTCCACGCGCTGCCCCCGGGCTTGGCCACCGTGTGCTACGCGCTCATAGCGCGTGCTCTTCGCGGGGCCGCTGCCTCCTGGGGCGCTT ACAATTCCACATCCTCTGGTGCTAAAGCTGCTTCAATGGACA GGAAG CAGGTCACCAAGATGCTGGCTGTGGTGGTGGTTCTTTTCGCTCTGCTGTGGCTGCCCTACCATGCCCTGGTGGTGGTGAATTCCTTTCTAAGCCCGCCCTACCTCAACCTTGGCTTGCTTCTCTTCTGCCGCCTTTGCATCGACATGAACAGCGCCGTCAACCCCATGGTCTACGCCCTCATGTCCCAGCGTTTCCGGGAGGCCTTCCATGGGCTGTTTCAGTGCCATCTGGCCCGGCCCAAGGCCCCCGCCCTGGGAGGCCAGCCCTGTTTACTACAGGGTCATCAGAGACTGTTCCCAGCACAGACTGGGCTCTTGGAAGAAACCAGGGGGCGTGATGTCCAGACAGGAAGGGGATCCTGCCACTTCATGGCGAGACCCCCCACTGACCCCTATTGA